In one window of Hevea brasiliensis isolate MT/VB/25A 57/8 chromosome 10, ASM3005281v1, whole genome shotgun sequence DNA:
- the LOC131169418 gene encoding vegetative cell wall protein gp1-like — MGTPSSLPTNPNPSPSPPLPQSPPPQTPPLPQSPPPQSPPLPPSQIPPLIPPTPLSPQSEPQNETPILDTHSPEPAPTKGKTKRAAGRPKETPVGKRKRVPSVPFDLNSPPQPSSEPVSKRTRSSRKPQST, encoded by the coding sequence ATGGGTACTCCATCCTCATTGcccacaaaccctaaccccagccccAGTCCGCCATTACCTCAGTCACCGCCACCACAAACGCCACCATTACCACAATCGCCACCACCTCAGTCACCGCCACTACCCCCAAGCCAAATACCACCTCTCATTCCGCCGACTCCCCTCTCGCCGCAATCCGAGCCGCAAAATGAAACACCAATTCTCGACACCCATTCCCCAGAACCTGCGCCTACAAAAGGCAAAACAAAAAGGGCTGCAGGTAGACCCAAAGAAACCCCTGTCGGAAAAAGGAAACGAGTACCCTCTGTTCCTTTCGACCTAAACTCTCCACCTCAGCCGTCCTCTGAACCAGTTAGCAAAAGGACCAGGTCTTCTCGCAAACCACAAAGCACCTGA